In a single window of the Papaver somniferum cultivar HN1 chromosome 8, ASM357369v1, whole genome shotgun sequence genome:
- the LOC113303606 gene encoding chaperone protein dnaJ 8, chloroplastic-like: MIRKFMGGGILEKSGHCIRSSSSSSSSSSSANQKSTQRCLRFPTRCLPFSDEFSLLGLTPYASKADVKHAYKRLALKYHPDVVKAGENNEKQETFKEIKSAYETLMDRFEVEDETPESVEDYDEFDEWDEWMGFEGGIPVIYNPS, encoded by the exons ATGATCAGAAAATTTATGGGTGGCGGGATATTAGAGAAATCAGGTCATTGTATCCGGTCATCTTCATCGTCATCGTCCTCATCATCATCGGCAAATCAGAAATCAACACAGAGGTGTTTACGATTCCCGACAAGATGCTTACCATTTTCCGATGAGTTTTCGTTACTTGGTCTTACACCATATGCATCTAAAGCTGACGTCAAACATGCTTATAAACGATTAGCTCTCAAG TATCATCCGGATGTGGTTAAAGCTGGAGAGAACAATGAGAAACAAGAAACTTTTAAAGAAATTAAATCTGCGTACGAG ACCCTTATGGATAGATTTGAGGTGGAAGACGAGACGCCGGAGTCCGTGGAGGATTATGACGAGTTTGATGAATGGGATGAATGGATGGGATTTGAGGGAGGGATTCCAGTAATTTATAATCCATCATAA